From the Paenibacillus sp. genome, one window contains:
- a CDS encoding rhodanese-like domain-containing protein encodes MYEYEHITPYEFLRKYDRGELENGLVIDVREPFEWDYYHLDDTVLMPLQTIPGKLNELPRDRTLYVVCAHGVRSETACRYLAQQGYEHLINVLGGMAAIAAARGFAYD; translated from the coding sequence ATGTACGAGTACGAGCATATAACGCCTTATGAATTTTTGCGGAAATACGATCGCGGGGAATTAGAAAACGGCCTCGTCATCGATGTGCGAGAGCCGTTCGAATGGGACTATTATCATTTGGACGATACCGTCTTGATGCCGCTGCAGACGATCCCCGGCAAGCTGAACGAACTGCCGCGGGACAGAACGCTGTACGTCGTCTGCGCCCACGGCGTCCGCAGCGAAACCGCCTGCAGATACCTCGCTCAGCAAGGCTACGAGCATCTGATCAATGTGCTCGGCGGGATGGCAGCGATCGCCGCGGCTAGAGGTTTCGCGTACGATTAA
- a CDS encoding CPBP family intramembrane glutamic endopeptidase, with amino-acid sequence MKKYDFNKWRQLRFQKADLSKLDDFTLLVNVYLTQALTLLLAVGLFWIQGRSPVDALKFPSGSEPWLWGAGFAVLVLLVDGLAARWVPEEVTDDGGINQMLFGRRALWHIAVLSFVVAVCEEMLFRGAIQHWLGPYWTSILFALVHVRYLKHWLMTGLVFSISYGLGWIAVRTGTLWTPIAAHFIIDLIMGVIIRYRGTESRGDGKERG; translated from the coding sequence GTGAAAAAATACGACTTTAATAAATGGCGCCAGCTCCGTTTTCAAAAAGCGGATTTGTCGAAACTTGACGATTTCACGCTGCTGGTCAACGTATATTTGACGCAGGCGTTAACGCTCCTGTTGGCCGTCGGTTTGTTCTGGATCCAAGGGCGATCGCCGGTCGATGCGTTGAAATTCCCGAGCGGATCCGAACCGTGGCTGTGGGGGGCGGGCTTCGCCGTGCTCGTGCTGCTCGTCGACGGCCTCGCCGCCCGCTGGGTGCCGGAGGAAGTGACCGACGACGGGGGCATCAACCAAATGCTGTTCGGACGCCGTGCGCTTTGGCATATCGCCGTCCTGTCTTTCGTCGTGGCCGTCTGCGAGGAAATGCTGTTTCGCGGCGCGATTCAGCACTGGCTCGGCCCGTACTGGACGAGCATCCTGTTCGCGCTCGTGCACGTGAGGTACTTGAAGCATTGGCTGATGACCGGCCTCGTGTTCTCGATCTCGTACGGTCTCGGATGGATCGCCGTGCGGACGGGGACGCTCTGGACACCGATCGCCGCGCATTTTATCATTGATTTAATCATGGGAGTCATTATTCGTTATCGGGGGACCGAAAGCCGTGGAGATGGAAAAGAAAGAGGATGA